Proteins from a genomic interval of Zingiber officinale cultivar Zhangliang chromosome 1B, Zo_v1.1, whole genome shotgun sequence:
- the LOC122040596 gene encoding uncharacterized protein LOC122040596: MANKRMRKLIQNSQRRSTREESSNRGVDHENESQDTTSHSPLELQNEEVNEQDENEIMSSSQAQKRKHGKTIMRDIHALHPDHMLVVKFNERGQPYGDLQPTLANFIGTIARNGVVLPLSFLDWRKMLTNRLNDAWKLVTARFCISNCHRRVIMQMMGAAWRRWRTEVKATSYDSNTPLEELVAIQPIPHGLTLQTWEVLCNYWKSTESQENGRKPSRIEIQQLTRRSRKKGGTLIDDEAIRIENLLKETVDRHLQDKPEGTQPIEVHEEAFCEVFGPEHSGRVRCLGAGALPSQVFPELCKHSSMYWQDYHSNSDMMDKFKEMGEKIKDMELREAQRQMEIEQMKRQMKENDQFQNFARVMLNMMSGSAGGSHGPESLPAQMAAMLTNIMQQVSSTAEGNRCRSSPSPESNNN, translated from the exons ATGGCAAACAAAAGAATGCGAAAGCTAATACAAAATAGCCAAAGACGATCTACGAGAGAAGAATCGAGTAATAGAGGAGttgatcatgaaaatgaatcacaagatacaacatctcATTCACCATTAGAGCTACAAAATGAGGAGGTTAATGAGCAAG atGAAAATGAGATCATGTCTTCATCCCAAGCTCAGAAAAGAAAACATGGCAAGACTATTATGAGAGATATTCATGCATTACATCCCGATCATATGCTGGTAGTGAAATTCAATGAAAGGGGACAGCCTTACGGTGATCTACAACCGACTCTTGCAAATTTTATTGGGACTATTGCACGGAATGGAGTTGTGTTGCCCCTGAGCTTTTTAGATTGGAGAAAAATGCTGACAAATCGCTTGAATGATGCATGGAAACTTGTTACT GCACGTTTCTGTATCTCTAATTGCCATAGAAGAGTTATAATGCAAATGATGGGGGCTGCGTGGAGAAGGTGGAGGACCGAAGTGAAAGCTACATCTTATGATTCAAATACTCCACTAGAAGAGCTTGTTGCAATACAACCCATTCCTCATGGCTTGACACTTCAAACATGGGAAGTTTTATGTAACTATTGGAAGTCTAccgag TCTCAAGAAAATGGAAGAAAACCGAGTCGTATTGAAATACAACAATTGACTCGAAGAAGTAGAAAGAAAGGAGGCACCCTTATTGATGACGAGGCAATACGAATTGAG AATTTACTTAAAGAGACTGTGGATCGTCACCTTCAAGATAAACCTGAAGGAACACAACCAATAGAAGTCCATGAGGAGGCATTttg TGAGGTTTTTGGACCCGAGCATTCTGGTCGGGTACGATGTTTAGGAGCTGGTGCGCTGCCTAGTCAAGTGTTCCCAGAGCTATGTAAACATAGCTCAATGTATTGGCAAGACTATCACTCTAATTCAGATATGATGGACAAATTTAAGGAAATGGGAGAGAAAATTAAAGATATGGAGTTGCGAGAAGCACAACGACAAATGGAAATAGAGCAGATGAAAAGACAAATGAAAGAAAatgatcaatttcaaaattttgcacGGGTAATGCTCAATATGATGTCGGGTAGTGCTGGAGGTTCTCATGGACCTGAATCATTACCGGCACAG atGGCAGCTATGCTTACAAATATTATGCAACAAGTTTCATCAACTGCGGAAGGAAATAGATGTAGATCCTCCCCATCACCAGAATCAAATAATAACTAG